The Musa acuminata AAA Group cultivar baxijiao chromosome BXJ2-2, Cavendish_Baxijiao_AAA, whole genome shotgun sequence genome contains the following window.
GATTTCTGGTTACCTGTACGGGTTGAGCCCCCAAGATAACCCACAAGTGAAGGAGATCCGTTGCATTGTCATGCCACCCCAATGGGGGACACATCAGCAGGTCCATCTACCATCAGCGCTACCTGAGCACGACTTCTTGAATGACTTGGAGCCTCTGGGATGGATGCACACACAACCTAATGAGCTTCCTCAACTATCTCCACAGGTTAATATTCCtacttttgtttcttcttctatTTTGCAATGTGATTCTAAGAATCGTGTTCATGTTTCTGCATTTGTTCCCCTGCAGGATCTGACAGCCCATTCTCGGGTACTGGAGAACAATAAGCAGTGGGATGGAGAGAAGTGCATTATTTTGACCTGCAGCTTCACTCCGGGATCCTGTTCCTTGACTGCATACAAGTTAACCCCATCAGGTTACGAATGGGGTCGAGTCAACAAGGACACTGGAAGCAACCCCCATGGTTATCTACCAACACACTACGAGAAAGTGCAGATGCTTCTCAGCGATCGTTTCTTGGGATTCTACATGGTAATACATCTTTCTATTCACAGTCTTGTTCTCTAACTTATGATAACATCCCATTTGTCTTAAACCTAAACAACGATGTCAATCTCAGGTCCCTGACAATGGTCCTTGGAACTACAATTTCATGGGAGTGAAGCACACCGCAAGCATGCGATACGGTGTAAAGCTGGGAACGCCAAGGGATTACTACCACGAGGATCACCGGCCGACCCATTTCCTGGAGTTTAGTAATCTGGAAGAGGGGGATGCTGCAGAGGCAGACAGGGAGGATACCTTTACGTAGTGAGACTGTTGTACGACTTTGTACTGAGTTAGATGTATGTATCAGACTGAGATGATGATGCTACCTTTTCTTCATGTTGTCCTGGAAATTATAGACAGTAATTTCTTGATGCATCCTTTGCTTTTTTGCTTTATACTCGGCGTCGTAGGTAAAAGGAGGCGACAtaactgatatgttcttattcTATTCTCGTGTATTGTATTATTGTTATTGAGTTTTCATTCAACTCTTTTTTGGTTTTGGTTGACATAATGATAAAAGATTTGTAATTTTAGAATACGAATTGTATACGGTAATTGTTATTTAGGAGACACGAAGGTAATTGATGACGAAAGCAACCGGTTCGTCTATTTGCGAAGCATTCATTTAAACCCATTTAGAAGCTGCTCAAGTCAGTCTCGTTGGGAGCAAACCGAGGCCGGTGGAGGAAAGCCATGAAGGCCTCCGTGCCCCTTCTTGCATTCATCCTCCTCGCCTTCGCTCTCCTTCTCATCTCCTCCCGATTCAACCCTTCCCCCTCTCCAAAATCCCTCCTTTCCTCGAGCCCTACGCTCCATTCCGCCCCCCGCCTCAAGGTCTTCGTCGCCGACCTTCCCCGCTCCCTCAACTACGGCCTCCTCGACGAGTACTGGACGCTCTCCACCCCAGACTCCCGGATCGGCGTCGACCCCGACGCCGGTCTCCGGCCTGCCGCCGCCGCTGCGGCGCCCTGGAAGCCCTACCCGGAGAATCCTCTCATCAAGCAGTACAGCGCTGAGTACTGGCTGCTGGGGGACCTCGAGACGCCCAGCGGGCGGAGGGGGAGCTCGTTCGCCGAGAGGGTGTACGACCTGGACCGCGCCGACGTGGTGTTCGTGCCGTTCTTTGCCACGCTGAGCGCGGAGATGGAGCTCGGGTGGGGGAGGAAAGGCGGGTTCTTGAAAAAGGAGGGGAACGAGGATTACAGGCGGCAGAGGGAGGTGGTGGATCGGATCAGGGAATCGGAGGCGTGGAGGAGATCCGGCGGGCGGGATCACGTGTTCGTCTTGACTGGTAAGGGTTCTTGATGTAAGTGCGATCTTTCAGTGCATTATTAGATCATCCAACCTTCTGCTTCCTTTGTGCCCTCGATTGCTGTGGCTATTGTTTTCAACACTAAAATTGCAAGAGAAATGATTAGCTTAGGTGTCTGGTGAATCAAGTGTCACTATGACAAGTAACGCACTGAGAGGTGCGAATAGAAGGGTTCGTCTCAGCATCTGGGTGACGCCTGCTTCGATTGGCAGTGTGTGTGAATATCTATTGCGTTTTGTTGCGCTTCAACTACTGTTGCATTAGCTTCTTGTGCCTCAGTCTCTGGATTGTCAGGTTGCGTTAAAACTTGGGGCTTTCTTTGGCAGATCCGGTAGCTACTTGGCACGTGAGAAGCGAGATAGCTCCTGCTATTCTTCTAGTGGTTGATTTTGGTGGTTGGTACAAGATTGACTCTAAAGAATCTGCCAACTCTTCAAATATGATACATCACACTCAGGTTTCATTGCTCAAAGATGTGATTGTGCCTTACACCCATCTGCTACCTAGATTGCGATTGTCAGAGAATCGACATAGGCGTAACCTTCTCTACTTCAAAGGGGCTAAACATAGGCACCGGGTTAGTCTTCTTCCTTAAAATTTATTACTCATTATTAAGATATTATAGGATAAGGGCTTCCGCCTTTGAATTGCAACAGCACAACAAATTTTCTGCTTTTGTTCCActctagatttttttaatttgcaTGTATATCGCCTAACTTGTGTGCTCATGTAATCTTGTTTATTTATGTATTCTGATGGGGACTATTGTTGCAACCCCCACCTTGTTGGCTAGGGAACAGCAACAGGAATTTAAATGAACTTATTATGGAGCCCTCTCCTTCAAAGAGATATTTAGTGGTCACCGCTTTTCTTCGATCCAGCTGTCATGCTTTTACATGATATATTGTTTGAtttccttttttgcatgaagtaaTGAATTTAAAGTACCATAATTTTTAAGGAGAAAGCAGCTGAGTAATGAAATATAACTTGGAAACTGTTTTTTGATTCGTTGAAGAATTCTGCTGAGTCATGTTAGTAACAGATGCATTACATTTAGAAAATGTTTTTTTGGGTATCTTTTCATCAAacatatttatttgatttttatcgtTAAACAGCTGCCTGACATCAGACTCAATTATGGTTGTCAAATTATGCTTTAGTTCATTTCTTTGCTTGCCTGTCTGGAACTCCAAAGTCACTGTAGAATTTCCTGAATTACAGTTCATttcctatattttcttttttatcaaaagTGTAAAATTTTTTCCTGCAAGTGGGCCTTTTACCAACAAGTAATGTGGAATTGGGGAATACCAATCAAATACCTAAGCTAAGAAAATGTCTATGGAATTGATTGCCTGAATTGTAATATTTACATTCACAATCACTGCCTGATTGGTTACATATTTAGTCACATAGAATATCATCATCTGATTTATGTTTGTTTCTCATTCAAAGTTAACCAATATTAGCAGACATTCTTGTTTGTCATCTTACTGCCTAGCTTGTTAGATGCAATGATGTCTAGCTACATCTATATTAGTTACAAGTTTGTTGCCTTTCTCATGTTATTACTACACTTAGAAGCCATGAAGTTGAATCCTAAATCTTGCATCTATTGCAGGGAGGGTTGGTTCGTGAAAAATTATGGGATTTGTTGGTTAATGAGCCTGGTGTTATCATGGAAGAAGGTTTTCCTAATGCCACCGGTCGGGAGCAGTCGATTAAAGGAATGCGTTCCTCAGAATTTTGTTTGCATCCTGCAGGAGATACCCCCACCTCATGTCGCCTCTTTGATGTCATTCTTAGTCTTTGTATACCAGTCATCGTCAGTGATGAAATCGAGCTCCCATTTGAAGGAATGATAGACTACTCAGATTTCTCAGTTTTTGTGCCTGTCAGCAAAGCATTGCAACCGAAGTGGCTAGTAAATTACTTGAGGAGTATTTCTGAACAGCGTAAACGTAGATATCGCCTGAATATGGCACAAGTTCAGCCTGTTTTTGAGTATGATAACGGCAATCCTGGTGGCATAGGACCTGTTCCTCCTGCTGGTGCGGTGAACCACATTTGGAGAAAGATCTATCAGAAGTTACCGGTAATCAGGGAAGCAATAATCCGGGAAAAGCGAAAACCCGAAGGTGTTTCAATCCCACTGCGCTGTCACTGCACTTGATCAGCTGTCTTGCTCCGAGTGTTTGGTTACTGAGCCATCTAACCAAACGATGATCTATTCATTCTCTTGTAACATGTTAATTACATGTAAAGTCTTTTTTTCAGCTGCTCTAAGATCGTCACAAATATGCAGAAACTGGAAATGATTGATAGTAGTTCTATTCTATTCATATACTACTTCCCGGATCTCATGTTTATCTTTAGACTTTACTTTGTGTGTGTGTCTGCTCGCTCGTTATACCTTGCTAATACTTGTGAATTATGTTCTTTGTGAATCCAGCAACAGGATCCAAGGGCAGATTCTTGAGGTTAAAGGTATGCATGCATGAACTCAGATATATTTTGCAGGAGCCCTCTTCGCTCACCATTGTCCGCTCAGCTCATCCTCCCCAACTCTTCCTCACGCAAACTTCCTCCGCTCAGACCCTCTCGATCCAAGCAGATTACCGAGGTTAGAGGTAAGCAGCCCAACAGCAACAGGAAGAGATTGGGCGAGAAGTCCACTAAGGTAAGCTCATCTAGGATTCAAGATTGTTGTGTTTGATGAATAGTGACTaatatttatccttttttttagtCAATATGGTGTGTATAACATAtcgaaatattatttaaaattgttATAATAGTCATCTATTTTAGCATCATAATTGGATGGTCAAGCATTCACTTCATGAAGAGTGGGCAATGGCGACCAGTCGAGCAGCTTCGCTGTGAACAAGCTTCTCTTTTCACGTACATTTCGTCGAACACATTGTCGAATTATCTTCTTAGCCTCCTTTCATAAGTTATtatgaagaaaaatatgttattattgtTGATGTTTCACTGTGTTTTAAGCAGCAGTTCTACAACTTGTTGAGAAGCACGAAGGTTTATACTACACTTGCTGAGAAAGCCGAGGGCTCCCCTTCCCCTCTCACGTACGACTGTGACTGGAATTGCTGCTTCCATGAGACCATCTCCTTAGGGCAGAGGCCACTAAGTTCCTTCTGGTGGCGAAAAAGCCCGCCCGCTTCTTCTTACCCGGCCACCTGCCCTGACTGCCCACACCATCGACCAGAGGACGTGGCAGCTCGCTGCCGCCTATGGCCGCCGCTATACCAAATTCCTCCAAGGCACTCCCCTCCTCCGTTGCCTCCTGTTGCTGGTCGTCGGTCGACCCGTCGTTGACCTCCAGGTTGACCGCCAACTTCCCGTGTCTGCTCGCCACCAGCCGATCCGCGCAATCTGGCGTCACTCCGGAGCACCTCTTCACCGTCATCTTCACCAGCTTTGGGCACCCCGCGGCGAGAGCCTCCATCCCTTGGTCGGACACCGGGCATTCCTTGATGCAGAGCTTCTTCAGAGACGTGCACTTGGAGGCAATGCATGCGACCTCGGCATCCCCAATGGTCTCGCTGCCGCAGAGAGCTAGGCGCTCCAAGCTGCCGCAGTTGCTTGCTATGAGCTCCAAGCTCCGGTACGTGGGATTGAGCCCAGCGAGGACCAGTTCTCCGAGGCCGGTGCATCGCTGTGCCACGGCCTGGAGGCCCACGTCGCCGATACTGTTCGCCTTCCAGCCGTCGATGTGGAGCTTGCGGAGGCGGTGGCAGCGGTCCGCGATGGTGGCGAGGCCTGCGTCGGTGCACTCCGGCGTCTTGACGAGGCGGAGGATCTCGAGATCGATGCAGCCGGACAGGGCGGTGAGACCGCTGTCGGTCACCTGCAG
Protein-coding sequences here:
- the LOC135605432 gene encoding probable arabinosyltransferase ARAD1 translates to MKASVPLLAFILLAFALLLISSRFNPSPSPKSLLSSSPTLHSAPRLKVFVADLPRSLNYGLLDEYWTLSTPDSRIGVDPDAGLRPAAAAAAPWKPYPENPLIKQYSAEYWLLGDLETPSGRRGSSFAERVYDLDRADVVFVPFFATLSAEMELGWGRKGGFLKKEGNEDYRRQREVVDRIRESEAWRRSGGRDHVFVLTDPVATWHVRSEIAPAILLVVDFGGWYKIDSKESANSSNMIHHTQVSLLKDVIVPYTHLLPRLRLSENRHRRNLLYFKGAKHRHRGGLVREKLWDLLVNEPGVIMEEGFPNATGREQSIKGMRSSEFCLHPAGDTPTSCRLFDVILSLCIPVIVSDEIELPFEGMIDYSDFSVFVPVSKALQPKWLVNYLRSISEQRKRRYRLNMAQVQPVFEYDNGNPGGIGPVPPAGAVNHIWRKIYQKLPVIREAIIREKRKPEGVSIPLRCHCT